A genomic stretch from Antarcticibacterium flavum includes:
- a CDS encoding homocysteine S-methyltransferase family protein, which produces MSKIEDQLLHKILILDGAMGTMLQDYKFTEEDFRGERFANWPVSLKGNNDLLSLTQPKAIADVHRKYFLAGADIVETNTFSGTTIAMADYQMEELVYELNYESARIAKEVAQEITGKNPEKPRFVAGAMGPTNKTASMSPDVNDPGFRAISFEELRVAYKQQARALIDGGVDVLLVETVFDTLNAKAALFAIDELKEELNSDIPVMISGTITDASGRTLSGQTAEAFLISISHINLLSVGFNCALGAKQLTPHLEVLARRSNFGVSAYPNAGLPNAFGEYDQDAAEMATQVKEYLEKGLVNILGGCCGTTPAHIKAIAEVAKDYKPRKIPGNKILNAEV; this is translated from the coding sequence ATGTCAAAAATAGAAGACCAACTCCTACATAAAATACTCATCCTGGACGGTGCCATGGGCACGATGCTGCAGGATTATAAATTCACCGAAGAAGATTTTCGAGGGGAACGTTTTGCCAATTGGCCGGTTTCGCTAAAGGGAAATAATGACCTGTTATCTCTCACCCAGCCAAAAGCCATAGCCGATGTTCATCGCAAATACTTTCTTGCTGGGGCCGATATTGTTGAAACCAACACCTTCTCCGGCACCACCATCGCGATGGCCGACTACCAGATGGAAGAGCTGGTATACGAACTCAATTATGAGAGCGCCCGTATCGCCAAAGAAGTAGCACAGGAAATTACGGGAAAAAACCCTGAAAAGCCACGCTTTGTGGCTGGTGCAATGGGTCCTACCAATAAAACTGCCAGTATGAGCCCCGATGTTAATGATCCCGGCTTCAGGGCCATTTCCTTTGAGGAATTAAGGGTCGCTTATAAACAGCAGGCCCGGGCTTTGATCGATGGCGGGGTGGATGTGCTGCTGGTGGAAACCGTTTTTGATACCCTCAATGCAAAAGCTGCGTTATTTGCTATAGATGAACTAAAGGAGGAACTCAATAGCGATATTCCCGTGATGATAAGCGGGACAATTACAGATGCTTCCGGCAGGACCCTTTCCGGCCAGACGGCAGAGGCTTTTCTTATTTCCATTTCCCATATCAACTTGCTAAGTGTTGGCTTTAACTGCGCGTTGGGAGCCAAACAACTCACTCCGCATCTCGAGGTGCTGGCAAGAAGATCCAATTTTGGAGTTTCTGCGTATCCCAATGCCGGACTGCCCAATGCTTTTGGGGAATACGACCAGGATGCAGCCGAAATGGCAACACAGGTGAAGGAGTACCTGGAAAAGGGGCTGGTTAATATTCTTGGTGGTTGCTGCGGAACGACCCCCGCACACATAAAAGCCATTGCAGAAGTTGCAAAAGATTATAAACCGAGAAAGATTCCCGGTAATAAAATTCTAAATGCTGAAGTATAG
- a CDS encoding prephenate dehydratase — MNKLIGIQGTQGSFHHLVAQEFYGNDVDVLEFMSFAEMVKSLVAGECKEAVMAIENSIAGSILPNYALIDENDLKIVGEHYIPIDMNLMALPGQHIEDVKKVYSHPMALLQCKEFFKSHPHIKLIEDTDTAEVARRIAEKGSKHVAAVASKAAAQIFGLNILAESIHTKKSNATRFLILSTKKREPNGEIIDKASMKFELESKRGSLVSVLNIIRDFEMDMTKIQSMPIIEAPWKYSFFVDVIFEDYGEFQKAVEIMKVMTEQFHVLGTYKNRL, encoded by the coding sequence ATGAACAAACTAATAGGCATACAGGGAACACAGGGGTCATTTCACCATTTGGTGGCACAGGAATTCTATGGTAATGACGTGGATGTCCTGGAATTCATGTCCTTTGCTGAGATGGTTAAGAGCCTGGTGGCAGGAGAATGTAAGGAAGCGGTCATGGCCATAGAAAATTCTATTGCCGGGTCCATACTTCCCAATTATGCCCTTATAGATGAGAATGACCTGAAGATCGTAGGGGAACATTATATCCCTATTGATATGAATCTTATGGCCCTGCCGGGCCAGCATATTGAAGATGTGAAAAAGGTTTACTCACATCCTATGGCGTTGCTTCAATGTAAGGAATTCTTTAAATCGCATCCCCATATAAAACTCATTGAGGACACAGATACTGCTGAGGTTGCCAGGAGAATTGCTGAAAAAGGTTCCAAACATGTGGCTGCTGTTGCCAGTAAGGCTGCGGCCCAAATATTTGGCCTGAATATTCTTGCTGAAAGTATTCATACCAAAAAAAGCAATGCCACCAGGTTTTTAATATTGAGTACAAAAAAACGGGAACCTAACGGGGAAATAATAGACAAGGCATCTATGAAATTTGAACTTGAAAGTAAGCGGGGAAGCCTTGTTTCGGTTTTAAATATCATCAGGGATTTTGAGATGGATATGACTAAGATACAGAGTATGCCCATCATCGAGGCTCCCTGGAAATATTCATTTTTCGTAGATGTGATCTTTGAAGATTACGGGGAATTTCAAAAAGCAGTGGAAATAATGAAAGTAATGACAGAGCAATTCCATGTTCTGGGAACTTATAAGAACAGATTATGA
- the gldA gene encoding gliding motility-associated ABC transporter ATP-binding subunit GldA yields the protein MSIAVKDISKFYGEQKALDKVSFTVNKGEIVGFLGPNGAGKSTLMKILTGYISPSEGLASVNNYLVATHPAEVQRSVGYLPEHNPLYTEMFVREYLGFTASVYNTPKERIEEVINLTGLLPEANKKIEQLSKGYRQRVGLAAALLHDPEVLILDEPTTGLDPNQLSEIRSLILDIAKDKPDGRPGKTIFLSTHIMQEVEALCDRVIIIDHGRIVADKSMEALRDEKEQVIHVEFDYRIEEVALEKLPHLTTAVNIGGFHYQLHFDTQKDMRPAVFDFAHDNGLKTLQLNRKTKNLETLFAELTAP from the coding sequence ATGTCAATCGCGGTAAAGGATATATCAAAGTTTTACGGGGAACAGAAAGCCCTGGACAAGGTTTCATTTACGGTCAATAAAGGAGAGATCGTTGGTTTCCTTGGGCCAAATGGAGCCGGAAAATCTACTTTAATGAAGATCCTAACCGGTTATATTTCTCCTTCTGAAGGTTTAGCCAGCGTAAACAATTATCTTGTCGCCACCCATCCGGCTGAAGTACAGCGCAGTGTAGGCTACCTGCCTGAACACAATCCTCTTTATACTGAAATGTTTGTGCGGGAATATCTCGGTTTCACAGCATCTGTTTACAATACTCCGAAGGAAAGAATAGAAGAGGTGATCAATCTTACGGGCCTTCTACCCGAAGCCAATAAAAAGATAGAACAGCTCTCAAAGGGATACCGGCAACGGGTAGGCCTTGCTGCAGCCTTGCTTCACGACCCCGAAGTGCTTATCCTGGATGAGCCCACCACGGGGCTGGATCCCAATCAACTTAGTGAAATTCGAAGCCTTATTCTCGATATTGCCAAAGACAAACCGGATGGCCGACCCGGAAAAACAATATTCCTGTCCACACACATTATGCAGGAAGTGGAAGCACTGTGTGACCGGGTGATTATCATAGACCACGGAAGGATAGTAGCCGACAAAAGTATGGAGGCCCTGCGGGATGAAAAGGAACAGGTGATCCACGTGGAATTCGATTACCGTATCGAAGAAGTTGCCCTGGAAAAACTTCCGCATTTAACCACTGCAGTAAACATTGGCGGATTCCATTATCAGCTGCATTTCGACACTCAAAAGGATATGCGACCCGCTGTCTTCGATTTCGCACATGATAACGGACTTAAAACCCTTCAGCTTAACAGAAAGACCAAGAATTTAGAGACTTTGTTTGCGGAATTGACAGCCCCCTAA
- the metF gene encoding methylenetetrahydrofolate reductase [NAD(P)H]: MKITEHIEAANGKTLFSFEILPPLKGQNIQSIFDGIDPLMEFKPPFIDVTYHREEYVYIEQKNGLLEKKIVRKRPGTVGICAAIQSKYKVDAVPHILCGGFSKEDTENFLIDLDFLGIKNVMALRGDAVKSETYFRPEPNGNFFASDLVRQIAGMNLGDFQEEILDNSHNTDFCIGVAGYPEKHMEAPNLDQDIKRLKEKMAAGAEYVVTQMFFDNKKFFEFVDRCREQGITIPIIPGLKPIATKKQLSVIPHRFHVDLPEELIHEVEKCRDNEQVRQVGVEWCTEQSRELIAAGVPVLHYYSMGKSSNIKQIAGEVF; the protein is encoded by the coding sequence ATGAAGATAACTGAACATATAGAAGCCGCAAACGGGAAAACGCTTTTCTCTTTCGAGATCCTCCCGCCCTTAAAAGGGCAAAACATACAATCTATCTTTGACGGGATTGATCCCCTGATGGAATTTAAACCTCCCTTTATTGATGTTACCTACCACCGGGAGGAGTACGTTTATATTGAACAAAAAAACGGTTTGCTGGAGAAGAAGATCGTAAGGAAACGTCCCGGAACAGTAGGAATTTGTGCCGCGATACAAAGTAAATATAAAGTAGATGCGGTGCCGCATATTCTCTGTGGCGGCTTTAGCAAGGAAGATACCGAGAACTTCCTCATAGATCTGGATTTCCTGGGAATTAAAAATGTGATGGCCTTACGAGGGGATGCAGTAAAAAGCGAAACCTATTTTCGCCCTGAGCCCAACGGGAATTTTTTTGCCAGTGACCTGGTAAGGCAAATCGCAGGCATGAATTTAGGTGATTTTCAAGAGGAGATCCTGGACAATTCGCATAATACCGACTTTTGCATTGGCGTAGCCGGTTATCCTGAAAAGCATATGGAGGCTCCCAACCTGGACCAGGATATCAAGAGGTTAAAGGAAAAAATGGCAGCGGGGGCAGAGTATGTGGTGACCCAGATGTTCTTTGATAACAAGAAATTTTTTGAATTTGTTGACAGGTGCCGGGAGCAGGGAATAACAATTCCTATTATTCCGGGTTTAAAGCCAATTGCCACCAAAAAGCAGCTAAGTGTAATCCCGCATCGTTTTCACGTGGATCTTCCGGAGGAGCTCATTCACGAAGTTGAAAAATGCAGGGATAATGAACAAGTACGACAGGTAGGAGTAGAGTGGTGCACAGAACAGAGCCGGGAATTAATTGCTGCCGGCGTGCCGGTGCTTCATTATTATTCAATGGGAAAAAGCAGTAATATTAAGCAAATCGCGGGGGAAGTTTTTTAA
- a CDS encoding head GIN domain-containing protein: MKNIKIIVLFLLLFTSCDKEDAPDCFRTTGDMITRELQVDAFEEIIVYGRIKLFIEQGDEQKVVVEAGKNLIDNIQATVEEGRLSLRNNTGCNLVRDYNTTSVYVTVPNLTWLQNAGNNTIEGIGELHFPRIWLRSLNQEKDPEVYTNGDFKLQLVTDYLRVTGDNYSNFFLSGEVDYFNLYMANGDGRVEAAELIANTVDIQHRGTNKLIVNPQEVLKGEIRSTGDVISVNRPPVVTLESFYIGKLYFQ; encoded by the coding sequence ATGAAAAATATAAAGATCATCGTATTATTTCTCTTGCTGTTCACTTCGTGTGACAAGGAAGATGCGCCAGATTGTTTCCGAACCACGGGAGATATGATTACCAGAGAGCTGCAGGTGGACGCATTTGAGGAGATCATCGTGTACGGCAGGATCAAATTGTTTATTGAGCAGGGGGATGAGCAAAAGGTAGTTGTAGAGGCCGGGAAGAACTTAATCGACAATATACAGGCAACCGTGGAGGAGGGGAGGCTAAGCCTGCGGAATAACACCGGTTGTAACCTGGTTCGGGATTATAATACTACCAGCGTATATGTGACGGTTCCCAATCTTACCTGGCTTCAAAATGCAGGGAATAACACGATAGAGGGAATTGGTGAGCTGCACTTTCCACGAATCTGGCTGCGCTCCCTAAATCAGGAAAAAGACCCCGAGGTGTATACCAACGGAGATTTTAAGTTACAGCTGGTGACAGATTACCTGCGGGTAACGGGAGATAATTATTCCAATTTTTTCCTTAGCGGGGAAGTGGATTATTTTAATCTTTATATGGCCAACGGCGACGGCCGGGTGGAAGCAGCAGAATTAATAGCTAATACTGTTGATATTCAACATAGAGGGACCAATAAACTAATTGTGAATCCGCAAGAGGTTCTAAAGGGGGAAATAAGAAGCACAGGAGATGTGATCTCCGTAAACCGCCCGCCGGTAGTTACGTTGGAAAGTTTTTATATTGGAAAGCTGTACTTCCAGTAA
- a CDS encoding homoserine dehydrogenase family protein, translating into MKKLNLILFGVGNVGSTLINQVLKLQEQLKEKGEVELNIPIILNSTTAFFEKKGVRSSWEADFKSFGVPYNFDAVLHFVRKSKLENLVAVDATASEELVQRYPLLVRNGFHVVAANKVANTLSAEFYNDLRQNLRENNKHFLYETNVGAGLPIVETIQNLHAAGEKVTRVRGVFSGSLSYIFNTFSESDKSFDAVLTEAGEKGYTEPDPRVDLSGKDVARKLLILARELQLKKELSEVKIQDLVPVHLNGGSSVADFRKNQSDLNEDLSALKAELLPDEVIRHVGELDVATGELEVKLVKEKKTSPLGSLQQADASFEIFTESYGARPLVIQGAGAGAAVTARGVLSDILRLSEKLN; encoded by the coding sequence ATGAAAAAATTAAATCTAATACTATTTGGAGTAGGGAATGTAGGGAGTACCCTCATAAACCAGGTATTAAAATTACAGGAACAGCTAAAGGAAAAAGGAGAAGTAGAACTCAATATCCCAATCATCCTGAATTCCACCACTGCATTCTTTGAAAAGAAGGGCGTAAGATCTTCCTGGGAAGCCGATTTTAAGAGCTTCGGGGTGCCATACAACTTTGATGCAGTCCTGCATTTTGTGAGAAAGAGCAAGTTGGAGAACCTTGTGGCGGTAGATGCCACGGCGAGTGAGGAGCTGGTGCAAAGATATCCGCTGCTTGTGCGTAATGGCTTTCATGTCGTGGCCGCAAATAAAGTAGCCAATACGCTCTCTGCAGAATTCTACAATGATCTAAGGCAAAACCTTAGGGAAAACAATAAACATTTTCTCTATGAGACCAATGTTGGCGCCGGGCTTCCTATAGTGGAAACCATCCAGAACCTGCATGCCGCAGGGGAAAAAGTCACCAGGGTAAGAGGGGTTTTTTCCGGTTCCCTGAGTTATATTTTCAATACCTTTTCTGAAAGCGATAAAAGTTTTGATGCCGTGCTTACCGAAGCCGGGGAAAAAGGATATACAGAACCAGATCCCAGGGTAGATCTTTCAGGAAAGGATGTGGCAAGAAAATTACTCATCCTGGCAAGGGAATTACAGTTGAAGAAGGAATTAAGCGAAGTGAAGATACAGGACCTGGTCCCGGTGCATCTCAATGGCGGGAGTAGTGTAGCCGATTTCAGGAAGAACCAAAGTGACCTTAATGAAGATCTTTCAGCCCTTAAGGCAGAGTTGTTGCCGGATGAGGTAATAAGGCATGTAGGCGAGCTGGATGTGGCTACCGGGGAACTGGAGGTAAAACTTGTAAAGGAAAAGAAAACCTCCCCGCTGGGAAGCCTTCAGCAGGCAGATGCCTCTTTTGAGATCTTTACAGAATCCTATGGAGCACGACCGCTGGTAATTCAGGGAGCAGGAGCAGGGGCCGCGGTGACCGCAAGAGGGGTACTATCTGATATCCTCAGGCTTTCAGAAAAATTAAATTAA
- a CDS encoding pyridoxal phosphate-dependent aminotransferase: protein MIQQANRLDHVQEYYFSTKLQEVRNLSASGKDIINLGIGSPDLPPPKEVLDGLNFALTNPAAHQYQPYKGTVDFRNAIKEFYKTHYRVDLDAETEILPLMGSKEGITHISMAFLNEGDEVLIPNPGYPTYTSVTKLVGAKAVYYDLNEEENWSPNLQELAKRDLSKVKLMWVNYPHMPTGASATDKIFKDLVTFAKEHNILIINDNPYSFILNDHPKSILESEDAREVVLELNSLSKSFNMAGWRIGMLCGSAKNLNTVLKVKTNMDSGMFYPLQAGAAAALRLPVDWFNAQNEIYTSRKEKILQLADVLECKPAKEQTGLFVWARVPKGDTSEGFVNRLLYEQSIFTAPGFIFGSQGEGYVRFSLCATDENINRAIKRII from the coding sequence ATGATACAGCAGGCAAACAGATTGGATCACGTACAGGAGTACTATTTTTCTACCAAGTTACAGGAAGTGCGTAACCTTTCCGCCAGCGGGAAGGATATTATTAATCTTGGAATAGGCAGCCCGGACCTGCCACCACCCAAGGAGGTGCTGGATGGTCTTAATTTTGCCCTTACCAATCCCGCGGCACACCAGTATCAGCCCTATAAGGGAACAGTAGATTTCAGGAATGCCATTAAGGAATTTTACAAAACTCATTACAGGGTGGATCTCGATGCAGAAACAGAGATTCTCCCGTTAATGGGTAGCAAGGAAGGGATCACCCATATTTCAATGGCCTTCCTTAATGAAGGGGATGAGGTGCTAATTCCCAATCCGGGGTATCCTACCTACACATCAGTTACTAAGCTGGTAGGTGCAAAAGCGGTGTATTATGACCTGAATGAGGAGGAAAACTGGAGCCCAAACCTGCAGGAGCTTGCAAAAAGAGATCTTAGCAAGGTAAAATTGATGTGGGTGAATTACCCGCATATGCCTACCGGCGCCTCCGCAACAGATAAGATATTTAAGGATCTGGTGACTTTTGCTAAGGAGCATAATATTTTGATCATCAATGACAATCCCTACAGTTTCATTCTGAACGATCATCCAAAAAGTATCCTTGAGAGCGAGGATGCGAGGGAGGTGGTACTGGAACTTAATTCTCTAAGCAAGAGTTTTAATATGGCAGGCTGGAGAATTGGGATGTTATGCGGTAGTGCAAAAAACCTTAATACAGTACTTAAAGTGAAAACCAATATGGACAGCGGGATGTTCTACCCCTTGCAGGCCGGGGCTGCAGCCGCTCTTCGATTACCGGTAGACTGGTTTAATGCCCAGAATGAGATCTACACTTCCCGCAAGGAGAAGATCCTGCAGCTGGCAGATGTCCTGGAATGTAAGCCTGCAAAGGAGCAAACCGGTCTGTTTGTATGGGCAAGGGTACCCAAAGGAGATACTTCTGAAGGTTTTGTAAACCGCCTGCTGTATGAGCAAAGTATATTTACAGCCCCGGGATTTATTTTTGGCAGCCAGGGAGAAGGTTATGTACGTTTCTCCCTTTGCGCAACAGATGAGAATATTAACAGGGCTATTAAAAGGATAATTTGA
- a CDS encoding trans-sulfuration enzyme family protein, protein MSNQHFETGAVRNQMQRSAFSEHSAPVYLTSSYVFDDAEDMRASFSEEKERNIYSRFTNPNTSEFAEKVVIMEGAEAGHAFATGMSAVFSSLAALLNSGDHIISARSIFGSTHGLFTKYFPKWNISHSYFNVNEADRIEDLIKPETKVIFAETPTNPGVDILDLEWLGEVARKHDLLLIIDNCFATPYLQNPIDYGADLVIHSATKLIDGQGRVLGGVTVGKADLIREIYLFSRNTGPALSPFNAWILSKSLETLAVRLDRHCENALKVAAFLEKEEQAEQVKYPFLKSHPQYAIARKQMKQGGNIISFEIKGGIEAGRKFIDRIQMCSRTANLGDSRTIVTHPPSTTHGRLSEEERLEAGINPGLIRISVGLEHVEDIIKDLKQALRS, encoded by the coding sequence ATGAGCAATCAGCATTTTGAGACAGGAGCAGTTAGGAACCAGATGCAGCGTTCTGCTTTTTCAGAACATTCAGCACCGGTATATCTTACCTCCAGTTATGTATTTGACGATGCAGAAGATATGCGCGCATCTTTTTCAGAAGAAAAGGAAAGGAATATCTACAGCAGGTTTACCAATCCCAATACATCTGAATTTGCTGAGAAAGTAGTTATAATGGAGGGAGCAGAGGCCGGCCACGCCTTCGCAACGGGAATGTCGGCTGTATTTTCATCCCTTGCCGCTTTACTGAACAGCGGGGACCATATTATCTCTGCGCGCTCTATTTTTGGATCCACTCATGGCCTGTTCACGAAATATTTTCCGAAGTGGAATATTAGCCACAGCTATTTCAATGTGAATGAGGCCGATAGAATTGAGGATTTAATTAAGCCTGAAACCAAAGTTATTTTTGCTGAAACGCCCACGAATCCGGGTGTCGATATCCTGGACCTGGAGTGGCTGGGGGAGGTCGCAAGGAAACATGATCTACTCCTGATTATCGATAATTGTTTTGCCACGCCATACCTGCAAAACCCTATAGATTATGGAGCTGATCTGGTGATCCATTCGGCTACCAAATTAATAGACGGGCAGGGAAGGGTGCTTGGCGGGGTGACCGTGGGAAAGGCCGATCTAATAAGGGAGATCTACCTGTTTTCAAGAAATACCGGCCCTGCACTTTCTCCCTTTAATGCCTGGATATTATCCAAAAGCCTGGAAACCCTGGCGGTGAGACTGGACAGGCACTGTGAAAATGCTTTGAAAGTGGCAGCATTCCTGGAGAAAGAGGAGCAGGCAGAGCAGGTAAAATATCCTTTCCTGAAATCGCACCCGCAGTATGCTATTGCCAGGAAACAAATGAAACAGGGAGGTAACATCATCTCCTTCGAGATAAAGGGGGGAATAGAAGCAGGCAGGAAGTTTATTGACCGCATCCAGATGTGTTCCAGAACAGCAAATTTGGGAGATTCCCGTACCATAGTAACTCATCCCCCCTCTACTACACATGGCAGGTTAAGCGAGGAAGAGCGGCTGGAAGCAGGAATAAATCCCGGGCTTATTCGTATTTCTGTTGGACTCGAGCATGTAGAGGATATTATCAAAGACCTGAAGCAGGCGCTGAGGAGTTAG
- a CDS encoding acyloxyacyl hydrolase gives MKKIALLLFLFSLTNAFAQENRYYSVDANYFYGYIVEHNPHISHLITGHPEGLIFSFNRNTYGLETWEADYNYPDVGFTFTYQDMKNPNLGHNFGLYAHLGFYFLKRNLVFKVGQGLGVTTNPYHPDDNYLNNAYGSRVMSSTFFSGDFQKDNIYKGFGFKAGIALIHYSNADFQSPNNSTNTLAVNAGVHYLFDHENRPEYVPKSTEKYSEPVHLNLVLRGGANTIGIIGSKSYPFLTVAAYADKRINRKSTFQAGAELFLSGAMEEYIYYQSVTFPFGRTTGEEDSKRVGVFLGHQLTFRKLSVIAHLGYYAYYPYDNYVDRLYNRVGLQRSIYKDLFGSVTVLAHGANAEAVEFSIGYRL, from the coding sequence ATGAAGAAAATTGCCCTGCTTCTTTTTTTGTTCAGCCTTACGAATGCCTTTGCGCAGGAGAACCGATATTATTCTGTAGACGCAAATTATTTTTATGGATATATCGTGGAGCATAATCCGCATATCTCCCATTTGATCACCGGCCACCCTGAAGGACTCATCTTCAGCTTTAACAGGAATACCTACGGACTCGAAACCTGGGAAGCAGACTATAATTATCCCGATGTAGGATTTACTTTTACTTATCAGGATATGAAGAACCCAAACCTGGGACATAATTTTGGGTTGTACGCACATCTCGGCTTTTATTTTCTGAAAAGGAATCTTGTGTTCAAAGTTGGACAGGGACTGGGAGTGACCACCAATCCATACCACCCAGATGATAACTATTTGAACAATGCCTATGGCTCCAGGGTCATGAGTTCAACCTTTTTTAGCGGAGATTTTCAGAAGGATAATATTTATAAAGGCTTCGGATTCAAAGCCGGGATCGCCCTGATCCATTATTCCAATGCTGATTTCCAGTCCCCCAACAATTCTACCAATACCCTGGCCGTGAATGCGGGTGTGCATTATTTATTTGACCATGAAAACCGGCCGGAGTATGTTCCTAAGAGCACGGAAAAATATTCAGAACCGGTGCATTTGAACCTGGTGCTAAGGGGCGGTGCCAATACCATTGGGATCATAGGTTCAAAAAGCTATCCTTTCCTTACGGTTGCCGCCTATGCAGATAAACGAATTAACAGGAAAAGCACTTTCCAGGCAGGAGCAGAACTATTCCTTAGCGGAGCAATGGAGGAATATATCTATTACCAAAGCGTGACCTTTCCTTTTGGAAGGACAACCGGGGAAGAAGATTCCAAAAGGGTTGGGGTCTTTTTGGGGCATCAGCTTACCTTCAGGAAACTCTCTGTAATCGCCCATCTGGGATATTATGCCTATTATCCTTATGATAATTATGTGGACAGGCTCTATAACAGGGTAGGGCTGCAGCGGTCCATTTATAAAGACCTGTTTGGATCTGTAACAGTACTGGCCCATGGTGCCAATGCCGAAGCGGTGGAATTTTCAATAGGGTACAGGTTATGA
- a CDS encoding OsmC family protein, with the protein MKIHLKRLNDNYHFETKNERGDIVQLDNKSEPNPQGASPMELLLMGIAGCSSIDIVMILKKQKIELEDLQVEVEGFRQDGAVPNVFTAIKMDVYLKGDFSADKAKRAVDLSIDKYCSVAKMLEKTAEISYDVYLNGELIN; encoded by the coding sequence ATGAAGATCCACCTAAAAAGGCTAAACGACAACTACCATTTTGAAACAAAGAATGAACGCGGGGACATTGTCCAGTTAGATAACAAATCTGAACCAAATCCGCAGGGGGCCAGTCCTATGGAGCTTTTGTTGATGGGGATTGCCGGTTGCAGTAGTATTGATATCGTCATGATCCTGAAAAAACAAAAGATCGAGCTGGAGGACCTGCAGGTTGAAGTAGAAGGATTTCGCCAGGATGGTGCTGTACCAAATGTTTTCACTGCCATTAAAATGGATGTATATCTTAAAGGTGATTTTTCAGCCGATAAAGCCAAAAGAGCAGTAGATCTTTCTATTGATAAATATTGCTCTGTGGCAAAAATGCTGGAGAAAACTGCAGAGATATCTTACGATGTTTACCTGAACGGAGAGCTAATCAATTAG
- a CDS encoding alpha/beta fold hydrolase, whose amino-acid sequence MIQKIVVKEFENSAGTLQDIRFSYEFFGKPPGEAPIVLVNHALTGNSTVTGNTGWWEELIGEGKCIDTNFFTILAFNMPGNGYEEQDANLLHNYKEFTLGDIAGIYARALDQLGITSLYAGIGGSIGGALLWEIAALRPGLFKKIIPVATDYKASQWLRALCKVQDQILHNSAEPLKDARMHAMTFYRSPQSLEAKFGNSVTGSSSVWDVEFWLEHHGRKLEERFKLASYKLMNHLLTTIDISKGSGDQLSAAARIEGEIHIVTVNSDRFFLPEDNWNTYVNLSLVKNNTYIHEIKSIHGHDAFLIENSQLKSILEPVFNTTNLEKQKIKESISS is encoded by the coding sequence ATGATTCAGAAAATAGTAGTCAAAGAATTTGAGAACTCGGCCGGCACCTTGCAGGATATCAGGTTTAGCTATGAGTTTTTTGGAAAGCCACCGGGGGAGGCTCCCATTGTACTGGTAAATCATGCCCTCACTGGTAATTCTACCGTCACCGGGAATACAGGCTGGTGGGAGGAGCTCATAGGGGAAGGGAAATGCATAGACACCAATTTTTTCACCATACTGGCATTTAATATGCCCGGCAATGGTTATGAGGAACAGGATGCAAACCTCCTTCACAACTATAAAGAATTTACACTTGGAGATATCGCTGGAATCTATGCCAGGGCTCTTGACCAGCTTGGAATCACTTCGCTTTATGCGGGAATTGGAGGAAGTATAGGAGGAGCTTTACTGTGGGAAATCGCGGCATTAAGGCCGGGGCTGTTTAAAAAGATCATTCCTGTGGCTACAGATTATAAAGCCTCCCAGTGGTTACGGGCGCTTTGCAAGGTACAGGACCAGATCCTCCATAACTCTGCCGAGCCATTGAAGGACGCCAGGATGCATGCCATGACCTTTTATAGGAGTCCGCAATCATTGGAGGCAAAATTCGGGAATTCTGTGACGGGATCCTCCTCTGTTTGGGATGTGGAATTCTGGCTGGAACATCACGGCAGGAAGCTGGAAGAGCGGTTCAAGCTGGCTTCCTATAAGCTAATGAATCACCTGCTTACAACCATTGATATAAGCAAAGGCAGTGGAGACCAGTTAAGCGCTGCGGCACGTATTGAAGGGGAGATACATATTGTAACGGTAAATTCAGACAGGTTTTTCCTGCCTGAGGATAACTGGAATACCTATGTCAATCTATCGCTGGTAAAGAATAATACCTACATCCACGAAATAAAGTCCATTCACGGTCATGATGCTTTTCTAATTGAGAACAGCCAGCTGAAGTCTATTCTGGAACCTGTATTCAATACCACCAACCTGGAAAAGCAGAAAATTAAGGAGAGTATAAGTTCATAG